The Neomonachus schauinslandi chromosome 13, ASM220157v2, whole genome shotgun sequence DNA segment GCTAGTTCTAGTCCCtgccagcacagggcctgggatTCTCTGATCATATCCTAGAAAGCACCAGAGCTTGACGATTGGGCCCCTCTCCTGGATCCTGGATCCTGGATTTCTTCAGGATCCTTGTGTGCTGGCCCAGAAAGCAAGTATAATGGGGACCCACAAACTCCCACTATTCCCCAGATAAACATGTCTCTGGAAGCCTAGGGTTTATATTTTCAGGGCATTCCCTTATGGTTACTCTAACAAGTACAAAAGACTGATCTGAACTACTGGGTAAAATTAAtgtttgaaaattgaaaattccaatgatatttgaagaatacatttaaagtaaCTAAAATAAACATCATCACACTTTACTATGTCCAAAGTATAagctttaaataatataaaaatgacaatagtAAGAAGAAAGcctacaaatatttgaaaattaagatgcaaacttctaaataattcatggtTAAAACAAGGAtctcaaagaaattttaaaaaatatacagaactaaatgaaaatgaaaatacaacatataaaatGTGGTAGAGCCAGATAAAACATTGCTAAGACAGAAAAAAGGCACtaaatgcctatattagaaaagaaggaagttctcaaattaataatctaagcttccaccaaaggaaactataaaaaaatagcaaaataaagcCAACacatgaagaaggaaggaaataataatacactgtgatttttttttaagattttatttatttgtttgaaagagagcacaagcagggacagctgtaggcagagggagaagcagacttcccactgggcagggagtccgatgtggagctcaatcccacgaccctgagatcatgacctgagctgaaggcagatgcataaccaactgagccacccaggcaccccaatatactATGATTAAATGGAgtttattctaggaatgcaagcctggttcaatattcaaaaatcatcAATGTAATCCACCATATTAATAATCTAAAGAAAAGGACCCACATGGGCATAGCAGTTAATGcagaaaagtatttgacaaaactcaacacaAATTCATGTTAAACACTCATAAAACTGGGACTAGAAGGGCACTACCTCAGCCCAGCAAGGAgtatctacaaaaaaacctaCCGATGACATCATAAATAATAGTGAAAGAATggacatttttctcttaaattcaaAAACAAGACCAGAATGTTCTCTCATCTCTCCTTTTCAACTTAGTACTGTAGATCCTGGCCAGTGCAGtatggcaagaaaaagaaataaaaacaaagagattaGAAGGAAGGAAGTATTACTGTCCATATTCATGGATGACATGACTGTTcacatagaaaatccaaagaaatctacaAGAAAATGCCTAATGAATGATGATCACTCTAtcaaagtctcaggatacaacATCAAGAAACATGAATTGTATTTCCtaatactaacaatgaacaactggaaacagaaattaaaaacacaatgccatGTACAAACAATTCCAAAAAGTGAACTGTTtggttataaaattttttttaagattttatttatttattcatgagagatagagagagagaggcagaggcagagggagaagcaggctccccgcggagcagggagcccgatgcgggacttgatcccaggaccctgggatcatgacctgagctgaaggcagatgcttaaccaactgagccacccaggcatcccatggttataaaaatttttttaaagagaggatcTGTATGATAAAACCAATTAAACCCTGATGAAAAGAACTAAACAAGACCTAAATAGAGCTATATCACATTCGTGGATTGGAAGACATATAGTAAAATGTTGACTTCCTACAGAATTCTTTTGTCAACCTAGACAAACTTATCCCAAAATGTATGGAGGAAGGGTAAAGGTAAAGGAACCAGAATAGCTAGAACTGTTTTTGAGAAAGCAGAATACAATTGGAGGATGTTAAGGCTTGACATAAAGCTATAATATAAGGCAGTGTGGTgttggtggagggatgggtatGTGGCTCCATGGACAGGATAGAGAATACAGAGTCACACACAGAAACAGCAAACTTGTGTTTTAGAAAAGTGCAAAAACAATATTATGGAAAGAGGATAGTGTTTTCAGCAAATgttgaaaataactcaaaatggataatagatttaaatgtaagatatAAAGCATtgaaccttgggcgcctgggtggctcagttggttaagcgactgcctttggctcgggtcatgatcccagagtcctgggatcgagtcccacattgggctcccagctcagcagggagctcaaataaataaataaataaaatcttaaaaaaaaaaaaacccaaacgtTGAACTTCTTATAAACTAAGCTAGGAGAACATTTTTGGGTGCTAGGGCTTGTTGAAGAGCTCTTAGACCCAACAGCAAAAGCaccagccataaaagaaaaaagaaaaaattggacttcatcaaaaataaaacttttcctgGATGAAAAGCTTGGTCAGGGATGAAGAGAAGCTACAGGTTTGGAGAAACTATCTGCCCTACCAGAAGTGGGAAGCAGTTTTCTCTGACCTACACTTGAGAACGTAATGAGGCTCCTGGAGGAAACACTTGTGCAAGTGTGCGCCCCGCCGGGACTGGACCCCAGAGCCTTGGACTCTTGAGTAGGTCCACACAGGTCTCTGGCCACCAGCTACTGTGTGAGCTCTCCCACAGCAGGGATGGCTCTGGCAGCTGACTACACTTGGGCAAGCTGGGGTCCTCCATCCGCTGGACTCTGATTTTTCTGGGCCACATCTTGCGCTATGACCTCAAATCTATGCTGGGTCTAAGAAGAGCtgttgatttttagtttgttcaatatttttcatgttttgaggTTGGGAGTAATCACTTCCAAGCTCCTTATACTCCAGACTGGAAGCAGAAAGCCTCTAATTGGTTCTTGTTAGTTTGTTCTCACTTCTGTGGCTTGTCTGGGGTTGACTCGGCAATGAGAGCTGGCAGCTGGTGCCAGCGCCCCATCTAGGAGGGCAGGGAATCCCCAGGGGCAGACCGTCCACGTCCCTCTCCCCACAGACACCTCCAGTGCCCCTCCAGGCCCTGTTCCCAGGCTCACTGGCTCCTCCACTCGgccccttctctcccaccctACCCTAGACTGCCTACTCAGGAGTGGGTGTCTGGAACCCACTCTTGGGACAGATCTGAGGAAGCCTTTCCCAGGTATCTGAGGGGAGGGCGGGCAGGGTAACAGCATCTGAGTGCAGCCTGTAGAGTTTGGAATAGCAAGGAGCTCCAGCTCCCCAAGAGAGATGTAGGGTTGAGTCCCAGTTCTACTACTTCCTACCTGTGCCGTCTCTGAAACACTGCAGAACCCTGAGAGACTTGGTTTTATCTTTAACAGGAAACTGAAGCAGCATAATAATACTGAGCACCAAGTTGGCTGCAGGTGATGGGGAAAGTTGGTTGTTCCATTGTGCAGGTGAGGTATGTGTGGGATGCCTCTGGTAGAGGTCTGAGAACctccaggaggggcagggaaggaactCCAGAACACAGCCAGCTGCAGCTGCCATGGTTGGCAGAAGAGAAGGTTAGGACCAGGCGAGATGCTAATGGTCCAGCTGAACTGCCCAAGCTGCCCTGAGCTTGTGAGAGTGTGAGAACCACGCACCATCTCAGTACTCATGGACATCCAGGAGCCTCAGCACCCCTGCCTGGGGCCCCAGAAGTGAATTTCCCACCAAGGAAGAGAAGGCTCACCTTTCCCTTTCCAGGGACAGCTGAGCCAGTGGCAGGCACACAGCCAGGCATGGGGTACCTCATTGGTGGGGCTCCGGCCAGAGGGACGGCTAGGGCAGGGTCTGCCAGCAAGGCCCACACAATGCGGGCCCTGGGAAGACAGGTTCCCGAGGCCTCCCAAGATCATCCTGGAAAGCAGCGCCTGCACCAGTGAGATCCCAGTGTTAACAGGCACGTGAGTCCATTTTTGTCCATCTGTCAGCAAGGATCCAGGATATTGAAACAATGCCAGAATTGGAAAGAATTTGCATGAAACCTTCTGAATGGCACTTGGTCTGTACAGGACATGCATTAAATGGGAGCTTTCCCACCTCACTATGGGTgtgagggctggggtgggtgcATCATGAGGAGGGGGCTATGATGGCTGCACCAGGGACTCTGTcaggcagacaggcagggagGACACCCTAGAACATTGCTTCAAGGCTTATTGCCTGGCCACTAGGTCCTGGGTCAGCTGAGCAGGAAAGGTGACACCAGGATCCAGCTGCTGAAGGTGTGTGGGCACCTCGGGCAGGCTGGCTTGTGGCCCTGGGAAGCAGGGAGCCGTTTCACATCGAGTTGGGCCCCTTCCGACTGGGGAGAGTGGGGCCATGGGGGCAGATGAGGAAGGTGCTGGGAGTCTGCTGTAGGAACAGAGGTCTGAGGACCACTGGTCTGGACCTCAGCTCTCAGCCCAGCATCCAGCCTCCTCTGCTCCTGACTCACTCTCCCTCCATGTCTGAGAGCCCTTCCTACTGCAGGCCAGGACCCCATTACTCACGGCCTGGTCATGCACCCCAGTCCAACTCAATCACCTTGCAGTCTGAAgcttccctccacctccactgGGAGTCAGTCCTCCTTCCTCCAAACCCCTGGATTGACGTTTCTCTACTTTGGGGGAGACTCTTGCTCCCCGGCACTGTAGACATCTGGTGAAATGTCTCACTTCCACTTATGCGCTGAATTGTGTTCTCCAAAATTCTTTTATTGGAGTCCTAactcccagcacctcagaatgtgcctgtatttggagataaggtctttacagaggtgattAAGGGTAAGTGAGGTCACTAGGGTGGCCCTAATCCCACAGGACTGGTGTCGTTATaaggagatgaggacacagacacgcacagaggGACAACCACGCAAGGACACAGGGAAGATGTGTCTGCCCGCCAGCAGAGAGGCCTTGGGGGAAGCCAGCCTGCCCACGCGGGACCTCGGACCTCCCGCCTCCAGGGCTAAGAGGTGATAAATTCCCACTGTTTAAGCCCCCTGGGCTCTGGTGTTTGTTATGCAGCCTGAGCTGCCTGACACACTTCCTCTGAAGGCCCCCGTGCTCCCCAGTGCTCTCTTCCCAGCTGGCAGCTctggctccccgccccccctgcccTGGGACAGTCTCCCTGACAGGCCCCCTTTCCTTGCACCAGGAGCTGGATGCCTGACCTCAAGGGAGGGGTGAATGctgaggagcaggaggggcagtggggtCCCAAGACAGAAGCAGGATGagtcttttatttgtttctgtttgttttttcaggcTTGGCTTGGGAGGAGGCAGCTGATGGACAGGAAAGTCCTGGAGGAATCACTGAGAGCCAGTGGGGCTTAGGGAGGGGAGGCGTGGAAGGTTCCAGCAAGCAGACTGGGGCCTGAGGCAGAGAGCAGGACAGAGGGGCTCAGCAGGTCACCGCAGGGCCTGCTGTGGGTCCCTGAGCACAAACTACAAGCAGGAGCCAGGTCTGGGGAGATACAAGGGCTGGGCCGCGCCCAGATGAGCTGACAGCTTGCAGAGTCTGGTCTGGAAACCCGGTCTGAGGAGCAGATGTGGGATCAGGGGGAGGTGTGAGCCTCTGGATCTTGTTGATCCAGTCGGTAAAGTAGTCGACCCTGGTGAAGACGCTGGGGTAGATAGGGTGCCGGCAGTCCAAGCCCCAGCTGGCCAGCCCCACCAGAACCCAGGCTGCAGGGAGGTCACAGACGAGGGGGCCCCCAGAATCTCCCTAGGAAAGAGAGGGGAGTTAGTGTGGCTGATGGAGCAGAGTCTGAGAACAGCAGGGGGCAGGTGGGACTTGTGAGTCTGGGAAAGTCTGGACCCGTCAAGTTCAGACGGGTGGGCCTGAGAACTGCGCTTCAGGGGGCTCCTGACCTCCCCTCTggactctgccctctgcccctgcaccgAGGAATGGGCTGGCGGCTGGGATGAGGCACCACCCAAGGCCTAGAGGGGACAGTTGCAGGGACAGGGCCCAGGAGGGCTGGCTGTGAGTGGAGGCCAGTTGGCCGAAGCCTCTGCACATGCCAACCACCCCCTCCACCGGAGCTGCAGTGTGCATCCCCACTGGGGCCCCCTCCTCTTCATCCTTTTAGGACTTTGGTTTTCTCTCAGCTTCTTGGTTGAGCATGTCCAGAAAATGCCCAAGCCTGGGCCTGGTGGAGGCAGCCCACATTGCTGGGGGTCTGGGGGAGCAAGCAGGGGTCCCCTGACAGGTACTGGGAGTTACTGGAGTCCTGAAAGGCTGACAAGGCACATTGGTGGCATGGTGGGGACACACCTGGGTGGAGCGGGTTAGGAGACTCGGTACTGTCGAGGGGAATCTttcaggggaggagggagtggggccGGGGGAGAGCCTCCAGGGCCCCAGGACGGGCCGGcagtgcatgggggggggggcggggcgcggttTGCTGTGGGTGGGGAGGCCGCTGGGCTCCTAGTGCGACGGCCTGGGTGTTGTCAGATCTCCAGCTGAGACCCATGGCTGGGTCTCAGCTGGAGATCTGAGCATGAGCCCATGGCATGAGCCCATGCCAAGTGCCAAGAGGTCACTTGAAAGAGACAGAAGGGCACGGGGTGGCGGGCCAAAACGTGACCCTGAGAGACACACAGCCTCACCCCTGGAACCTGTGACCTTACATGGGACTCTGCAGTGGTGCTTGGGGTGAGGGTCTAGGAATAGGAAGACTGCCTTAGGTTATCTGGGTGGGTCAGCACGagacagagggaggcaggaggtcagAGTCACAGAAGGAGGTGTGCCCCCGAAGCTGAGGCTGGAGCCACATGCTGTGAGGACAGCGGAGGCCACAGGCCAAAGAGTGCAGGTGGCCCCAGGAGCTGAGGAAGGCAAGGAAATTCTTCCCTCGAGCCTCCCGAAGGAGCCGCCAGCGTCCACACCTCCATTTTAGACTCTGGACGCCCAGAAGTGTCAGATGATGACTATCTGTTGCTTTAGGCACCCAGTTTGAGGTGGCTCGTCACTGCGGCCCCCAGACTCACACAGGGGCTCCTTGGAGAGTGGTGACCCCTCgcccccccaggggcccccaccTGGAGTGCCTTTGGCTCTCCCCATGGTGCGGCCCCCACAGCTGGTCCCCTCCTACGCCGTGGCCTCTGCCCACTCCATGCCTCAGCGATCTGCGCAGGTGAGCAGCAGATACTATGCGGGACCTGGGccagcctggaggaggcaggatggGCTCCAGCGGCCCCCCGGGCCCTGCCAAGCTCTCAGCAGGCAGAGGAAACCCCAATACTAACATAGCCCATGCCAAGTGCAACTTGGTTTGCACCGCGTAGGGACAGAACAAgccacgtgtgtgcgtgtgtcagGCGGGGCCCAGGCTTCGACGGCCATGTTGATGAGGATGAGGCTAAGACAGGCCCAGAAGGACATGTAGACCAGGCAGGAGAGTGAAGGCCAGCACGTGTTCCTTGGTCCTACAGAGCAAGCACTGCAGTAAGCTCTCTACAGGAACCTCATGAAGGGGAGGCTGTCAGCACCCCCACTTCATGGGTGAGGAAACCTGGCTGGGCTCCCAGCACTGATCAACGACAGACTGAGACCGGAGGGGGTCCGTCCACCCCACAATCTGAGCGCTGAGTTATCCTGCAGCACCCACCCCCCGGAGCTGCTTCCAGCGCCCTGTACAAGGAGGGGACCttcaggggagagaagagagcccGGGGTGGGGGCCGGAGCAGGTGGCCTGGAAGACGGGGCCAGGGAATTGCATGGACAGGCTGTGGTGACGGGAAGGCTAAGGGAGGAGGGGGGGCTCCCGGGTGTCCAGCTCAGCGGAGTCCTCAGCCTGGGGTCGAGGGCACTACGATGTCCAGCCCCCAGGCCCACAAAGGGCACCAGCTCTAAGCTCCACAGGCATGGCCTCCGCAGGAGAGGGCAGGTGGGAGGTCCAGGGTGACAGCCGAGTATGCGTCACCTCTGGGTGCAGCTGACCCTGTGAGGAGGCTGGGCCGAGAGTCCCCACCATCGGCTGTGGCCTGGAACCCAGAAAGCAGGAGGACAGGCGGCCGAGCCTCCTCCTCTAGCTCAGCAGCTCCTGGGCCGCAGTGAGAGCAGCTGTCAGTGAGGCCTCCCCCTGGCAGGCCTGTCTCACACCTCCTGTCTGTGTTTCCCAGAGCCACCACCACACGTGACCCAAACCGGGGGgcttaaaaaacaacagaaactcgCCTCTCCCAGTTCCGGAGCCAGCGTCTGAGGTCAAGGGTCTTGGCGCCTTTCCCTCTATCTTTTAACAACACCAGGCATTGCATTTAGGGCCCCTCTGAGTGCAGAATGGTCTCACCTCGAGACCCTAATTACAACTGCGAAGACCCTACAGAGTTCCCGGTGAGGTGACATTCTAAAGTTCCCGGTGGACACAAATTTGGGCAACAGTATTCAGCCCACTACACCATCCTTTTGACGACCCCATGAGGAGGCCTCAGAATCCCGCGCAGGCTCGGAAGGTGCTGCCTGAGGCCCCCGTGCAGGCAGGGACATGTGGCCGAGCCGTGTGTCTGGCTCCCGagccctcccactctcccttccccttctggaGCCTTCTGTGCAGGAGCTGGGTGCCCAGACACCGGCTCTCGAGGCTGGGCCCTGGGAGCGTGCTTGGAGGCCGGGTGGGCTCAGAGTCAGAGCACCAGGGGGTCCGGCCACGCTGCCTTACGTTAGGCTGGCCACGTCTCCTCCCTGGGCCTGCTGGCCCACCTGCAGGATGGGGCCTTGCACAGAACAGAAAGAGACCCTCATGGTCCACATGCCCAGCATTGGAcgtgtatccagaatatacaaaagTGCAAAGAGCtcctgaaagaaaaagacagcaCAGCAcaaaagtgagagagggagaaactagAAGGGAAACTTCACAGAAGACACACGATGACAACAGACAGGAGAATTTATGCAACTtaattagtcatcaggaaaacacaaattaaaccCCAGTGAGATATCACGACGCACACACGCCCACGTGAGCAAAGATGGAGCGTGCCCGCCGTTGGCGAGAATGCAGATGCGCCTGCTGCCCGACGTGGTACCAGGTCTGCAAACACCTGCAAAGCTGAGCCTCCGCACACCTTTCCCTCCAACAACTCTACTCGGAGTTGCTGTGGATATAAGGAGAATGTGAAtggaagtgaatgaatgaaagactcGGAAGCTCCGAGAATACTCAGGAGTGGAGGCCGCGGCAGGCCTGAATGCACACGGCGAAGCCGGCAGAGCCGTGGGAGCAGACGCACGCTCAGGACGAGGGACAGGGCAGAGCAAACGCACAAACCCAACACGGAGACGCGACGCTGCCCCCCGGGAATAAGCCTGCTAAAACAGACGCCGTGTGGGGGTCCCAGCGGGTGCCCTCGTGTGGCTTAGGAAGGGGCTGTGGACGGGACGACACACAGGCCCGGGGGGCTCCACAAGCAGAGCAGAAGCAACACGGcccctggggacacagaggagagTGGGCAGGGAAGAAGAGAAACGGCCCCACTCACTTGGCAGATGGCCTTTCCCGTCGAGAAGTCCCCAGCACACAGCATCTCCTCTTGCACAGAGTAGGTCTTGCTGTTGCTAAGTCTTTGTCTGTATAAGACATTACAGAACTCGTTCTCAATGAGGCTCACCTTACCCTCCTGCAGATGGAAGGGCGAATGCAGATGCTCTGTGTGGACGAGAAGGGAACCAGGGACGTGCGCTGTGGGGAAGCCCAGCCATGCTGCACCCCCGCTGCCCCCGAAACATGGGGCCTGCTCAGCACAGATGAGCCTCGAACACGGCCTTCCATCTGTCCCTCACAGGCTCCTCTCCTATTTCCCAGACTTTCCACAGACTCTTCCATTCCCTGCACCTCACTCGTATCTGTCCTAGTCCTCAAAGACAGAAGGCAAATCCCAGCAACACACGCCATTCGTGGGCCCTTAGCAACCACTGACCAACGCATGCCATCCATGTCTACTTGTCTGTCGTtgaccttcctcccttccctccatcctcctACCTCTCGCCCCACCATGCTCCCTCCTTCCACCCACCTAACCACGTACCTACCTGTCCACACACCCACCTGCCCATGCACCCACCTGTCCACATACGGCTCCATCCCTCCAGCATCCACACACTGGCCACCAGCCACTCATCTCCCATCCAGCCACGAgcactcacccatccatccatctgtcctcATGCTGGGCATCTTGTGGATACCCACGACACAGGGGGCATTGTTGTTGGGGACACAGCATGAGTGAGGTAAGTGGACGGAACTATTATAGACCTAATAAATGGTGTGAAGGAAACAGAACAGGAGGAGGTGCCCCTTTCAGCTCCTGTGAGCAAGCAGGAGGGGCCGAGTTGTAGATGTAAAGAGAGTGAGTCTGCAAGCAAACGCCGGTGGGCAGAGAGGCCAGGCAGAGAGGCCAGGCAGAGAAGCCAGCCGAGGCCAAGGCCCTGGGGTCAGGACGGTCTGGAGCACTCAAGCAGGAAGGAGGCTGGTGGCTGGGACGGGACAtggggtggggcatggggggggcatgcagggagggtgggggccaACGACACGCAGGCCTGACCGCCAAGGTGGGGAGTTTGGAGTTGTTCTAAGCACAGATGGGAaggcatgtgtgcgtgtgtgtgtgtgtgcacacaagggagggagagagagagagaatgctggaGGCTGGACAGTCCTCGGACTCAAGGAACTCTGAAGCTTTAGAATCACACACTTTTCAGAACTAGAACTAAAATGGTCCAGTCCTCTAGAAATGAGGCCCAGAGGCCCAACGTCCCGTGGCTGCTTGTCTGGGGCCCCTCAGACTGagccctccttctcccctgcgGCCCTCACCCGCCCGCCTCTCCCGCACCCCCTCACTGTCCTCGCTGAGCATCCCCCAGCCAGTGATCCAGCAGGACGAGCTGCTGGACAGCTGCATGCCGGGGCTCGGGAGGCAGGCGGGGGCGATGTAGGAGGTGAGGTTCACAGGCAGGCGCAGCTGCAGCATGACGATGTCGCTCCCGAAGGGGTGACGCTTCTCAAAGTCTGGGTGCACGATAATCCGGCTCAGGGACATCTCCCGTGCATGCTGGGAGTGCTGGTACAGCTGCGTGCTTCCTAGCAGAACCCGGTAGTCCGCTGGCGCGCGGGATTTGCTGGCGGAGAAGAGCTCGTGGTCGCTCTCCCCTCTGAGCGTGGGCCGGCGCTCTCCCTGCCCCTCGTCTAGCCGCCCCTTCCTCCAGAGCCTGTGCCTGCAGGGGAGGCCAGGCAGCTTCTGCCTCCTCTTCCCAACCATCTTGAGGCCGACTGATCTTCCGTCCCAGCCTCAGGCTCGTGTCTCCCCCACTACACCCCACACTGGAGGAGCAGGGACTCCTCGTGCTCAAGGCTCCCTGGTGGGGCCTCACATCGAGCTCTTCCATTTTACACAGAGGAGCCCCGGCTCCGGCCTCACTCTAGCCTGACCCTTCCCAAAGCTCCCCACGGCCCAGCTGCGGCCCCACGCCTTTCCTGCCCCTTCTTCCTATAAACACCTTCCTGCCCCACAGCTGCTGGTCCACTTGCTCATTTGTTTAAATGAGCAAATGAGTGCATTTGCCTTGTCCCCTGAACACGAGACACGAAATGGCCCACCCTGCTGACTACGTGGCCCACCCCCTGGAAGCCCACGCCCCCCGGCCCAAAGCCTTCTCCCCAGCACCGGCTGGGCCACTGCAC contains these protein-coding regions:
- the LOC110584349 gene encoding putative serine protease 47; translated protein: MRAGSGNPGPLTLGLGFCPCDVEEGLCDRIIWGHRCLCHGRGGVSAVCGKPKAMGRIYGGRDVLAGRWPWQASLLFQRAHVCGAVLIDPLWLVSTAHCFLNKSRAPADYRVLLGSTQLYQHSQHAREMSLSRIIVHPDFEKRHPFGSDIVMLQLRLPVNLTSYIAPACLPSPGMQLSSSSSCWITGWGMLSEDSEGSICIRPSICRRVR